In Ectothiorhodosinus mongolicus, one DNA window encodes the following:
- the cydC gene encoding thiol reductant ABC exporter subunit CydC codes for MNHIWPFVRQAAPRLPWFILGILLSVLAVLAAMGLLAAAGWIVAGAASISLLAVGSIELGRSTGLIRGFALTRTLARYAERLVNHEAVLRHLADLRHWLFMRLAPLDPATLARFRSADLLQRLVGDVDTLDGIFLRVITPTLTALFTLLVGAIVLGWLAPLTGLWIIILLAGTGIVLPLVALTMGKPAGEARTIAAAQVRELAIEGVKGLAELRVFGALEKHSQALQSAEANRARAEARLAAWGALGDSAVLLATLGALWLALWLGAAWVANDQLSAPLVVVIVLASLAIGEALLLLPGAFLRIGQINAAAGRLRQISDTTSSLPEAAQPALMPTGEALSIDKLSLSYPGREAVLRQVSFSLKRGRTLLVTGASGSGKSSLAQALLRLVPIDSGEMQIDTTPIEALRYEDLYTLVGVLSQETVLFADTVAGNLRLGKTDASEDELWEALRLAVLDEFIQQLPEGLETPIGEGGALLSGGQARRLALARMLLRQPQIAILDEPYRGLDAGTIDQLNQRLAPWLAQRCVLVIAHEPSMSPPASEHLQLLQGQLTGAAPHGG; via the coding sequence ATGAACCATATCTGGCCTTTTGTGCGACAAGCGGCGCCGCGCCTGCCCTGGTTCATCCTTGGCATCCTGCTCTCCGTACTGGCGGTACTTGCCGCCATGGGTTTATTGGCCGCTGCCGGTTGGATTGTAGCGGGCGCAGCCAGCATCAGCCTGCTGGCGGTAGGCAGTATCGAGTTAGGCCGCTCTACCGGCCTGATTCGCGGCTTTGCTCTGACTCGCACGCTCGCGCGCTACGCCGAGCGTTTGGTGAATCATGAGGCGGTGTTGCGCCATCTCGCGGATTTGCGCCACTGGCTATTCATGCGCCTGGCACCTCTGGATCCCGCGACGCTGGCGCGATTTCGCTCAGCCGACTTGCTGCAAAGGCTGGTGGGCGATGTCGACACCTTGGATGGCATTTTCCTCAGAGTCATCACGCCCACGCTGACCGCCTTATTCACGCTACTGGTGGGCGCGATTGTGCTGGGCTGGCTGGCGCCGTTGACCGGGCTTTGGATCATTATCCTGCTCGCGGGTACCGGTATCGTCTTACCGCTTGTGGCTTTGACCATGGGTAAACCGGCCGGTGAAGCGCGCACCATTGCTGCCGCCCAAGTGCGTGAGTTGGCTATTGAAGGCGTTAAAGGTTTAGCAGAACTGCGGGTGTTTGGTGCTTTAGAAAAGCATAGCCAGGCATTGCAATCAGCTGAGGCAAACCGGGCCCGCGCCGAAGCCCGCCTTGCTGCCTGGGGAGCCTTGGGTGATTCCGCGGTACTATTGGCTACCTTGGGTGCTTTGTGGCTGGCGCTGTGGTTGGGCGCTGCGTGGGTGGCCAATGACCAGCTCTCGGCGCCATTGGTGGTCGTGATTGTGCTGGCTAGCTTGGCCATTGGCGAAGCTTTGCTGCTGTTGCCTGGCGCTTTTTTGCGCATCGGTCAAATTAATGCCGCGGCTGGGCGCTTGCGGCAAATCTCTGATACCACCTCTTCGCTACCCGAAGCCGCCCAACCCGCGCTTATGCCCACTGGCGAAGCGCTTAGCATTGACAAGCTAAGCCTCAGCTATCCCGGCCGAGAGGCCGTCTTACGGCAGGTCTCCTTTTCCCTGAAACGGGGTCGTACCCTATTAGTGACGGGAGCGAGTGGTTCGGGTAAGAGCAGCTTGGCGCAGGCATTGCTGCGCTTGGTGCCCATCGACTCAGGAGAGATGCAGATCGATACGACGCCGATTGAGGCGCTGCGCTATGAGGATTTGTACACGCTGGTGGGCGTGCTCAGCCAAGAGACGGTCTTATTTGCCGACACGGTGGCGGGCAATCTGCGCCTGGGCAAGACCGATGCGAGTGAGGACGAGCTCTGGGAAGCTTTGCGCCTGGCGGTTCTGGATGAGTTCATCCAACAACTGCCCGAAGGCTTGGAAACGCCGATTGGTGAGGGCGGCGCCCTTCTCTCGGGTGGTCAAGCCCGGCGTTTGGCGCTGGCGCGCATGTTGTTGCGGCAACCGCAGATCGCCATTTTGGATGAGCCCTATCGGGGTCTGGATGCAGGCACCATCGATCAGCTCAATCAGCGCCTAGCGCCCTGGCTGGCGCAGCGCTGCGTACTGGTCATCGCTCATGAGCCCAGCATGTCACCCCCAGCCAGTGAGCATCTGCAACTGCTGCAAGGACAACTCACAGGGGCGGCGCCACATGGCGGGTAA
- a CDS encoding cupin domain-containing protein encodes MAGNFFEDLKPGAKERVDALFQGQHARIERIVSHGHCSPEGFWYDQGEAEWVMVVRGQAILDFKEPEERVTLTAGDWLWIAAQRPHRVHWTTPDEPTLWLGVFTGDSALPTSHKPPESP; translated from the coding sequence ATGGCGGGTAATTTCTTCGAAGATCTCAAACCTGGCGCGAAAGAGCGCGTGGACGCCCTATTCCAAGGTCAGCATGCACGTATCGAGCGCATCGTCTCTCATGGCCACTGCTCCCCCGAGGGGTTTTGGTATGACCAAGGCGAAGCCGAATGGGTGATGGTGGTTCGCGGTCAGGCTATCTTGGATTTCAAGGAGCCCGAGGAGCGCGTCACCCTAACAGCCGGTGATTGGCTTTGGATTGCGGCTCAGCGCCCGCATCGCGTGCATTGGACCACGCCCGATGAACCCACCCTATGGCTGGGTGTATTTACCGGGGATAGCGCGCTTCCAACATCGCATAAGCCGCCCGAATCCCCATAG
- a CDS encoding leucyl aminopeptidase family protein, whose product MEHCFSVASDATGTPLVALHPEALQSWLERQTQNTRDWVGHNEFKARPGQILALPGDRGEIARVLVGMESEGPSWHLASAPGKLPAGVYTLESDWSQAQASKAAIGWGLAGYRFERYLKPKNHHVRLSLAGWPFQDVALITHTVEAVALVRDLINTPAEDMMPEHLAVVCEELAQHFGGEFTQIVGDKLLKENYPAIHRVGRASAHEPRCLDLRWGDPQHPLVTLVGKGVCFDSGGLDLKPSKGMRQMKKDMGGAAHVLGLARLIMAQHLPVRLRVLIGAVENAIGSQAFRPGDVIPTRGGLSVEVDNTDAEGRLVLCDLLTEACAEKPDLILDFATLTGAARIAVGTEIAAYFTDDDALADSLLAHSMANDDPVWRLPLHNPYRHMLDSDIADIANSSGSGYAGAITAGLFLKAFVPQEQLWAHFDVMAYNTRSRPGRPKGGEAMGIRAAYAMLEARYPR is encoded by the coding sequence AATTCAAGGCCCGTCCCGGGCAGATTTTGGCGCTGCCAGGTGATCGCGGTGAGATCGCACGGGTACTGGTGGGGATGGAAAGCGAGGGCCCCAGCTGGCATTTGGCCAGTGCACCGGGGAAGTTGCCAGCGGGCGTTTACACGCTGGAGTCTGACTGGTCACAGGCACAGGCCAGCAAGGCGGCGATCGGCTGGGGCTTGGCGGGATATCGCTTTGAGCGTTACCTGAAACCCAAGAACCATCATGTGCGCTTGTCATTGGCCGGTTGGCCATTCCAAGACGTGGCTTTGATCACGCATACGGTGGAGGCGGTGGCGCTGGTGCGTGATCTGATCAATACCCCCGCTGAAGACATGATGCCCGAGCATTTGGCAGTGGTGTGTGAGGAGCTGGCACAGCATTTCGGCGGCGAATTCACCCAAATTGTTGGCGATAAGCTGCTCAAAGAAAATTATCCCGCGATCCATCGGGTGGGTCGTGCCAGCGCCCATGAACCGCGCTGTCTCGATTTACGTTGGGGGGATCCCCAGCATCCCTTAGTCACTTTGGTGGGTAAGGGCGTGTGCTTTGATTCGGGCGGCTTAGATTTAAAGCCGTCTAAGGGCATGCGCCAGATGAAAAAGGATATGGGCGGGGCCGCGCATGTCCTGGGTTTGGCGCGGCTGATTATGGCGCAGCACTTACCGGTGCGTCTGCGGGTGCTGATTGGCGCGGTGGAAAATGCCATAGGCAGCCAAGCCTTTAGGCCCGGGGATGTGATCCCCACTCGCGGCGGTTTGAGTGTCGAGGTGGACAATACCGATGCTGAGGGGCGCTTAGTACTGTGTGATCTGCTGACTGAGGCCTGTGCAGAAAAGCCCGATTTGATTTTGGATTTTGCAACCTTGACTGGCGCAGCGCGTATTGCCGTGGGCACGGAAATCGCGGCTTATTTCACCGACGATGATGCGCTAGCCGATAGTTTGCTGGCGCACAGCATGGCTAACGATGATCCTGTTTGGCGTTTACCCCTGCACAATCCCTATCGACATATGCTGGACAGCGATATCGCTGATATTGCCAATAGCAGTGGCAGTGGCTATGCCGGTGCCATCACTGCCGGCTTATTCCTCAAAGCCTTCGTGCCCCAAGAACAGCTGTGGGCGCATTTTGACGTCATGGCCTACAACACTCGTTCACGTCCGGGTCGGCCAAAAGGCGGCGAGGCTATGGGGATTCGGGCGGCTTATGCGATGTTGGAAGCGCGCTATCCCCGGTAA